A single Pseudomonas sp. MM223 DNA region contains:
- the bmrA gene encoding Multidrug resistance ABC transporter ATP-binding/permease protein BmrA (*Name bmrA) yields MTADTTLLQSVIGSSLSMFLRNALMVIGGVVLLFITNPKLTSIVVVALPLVLAPILLFGRRVRSLSRQSLDRVADVGSYVAETLGQIKTVQAYNHQAHDRERFAGTVEAAFSVARQRIAQRAWLITLVIVLVLGAVGVMLWVGGMDVIAGRISAGELAAFVFYSLIVGSAFGTLSEVIGELQRAAGAAERIAELLAARSAILPPAVTHTLPQQRASGRIELQQLVFAYPSRPSVAAVDGLSLVIEPGQTVALVGPSGAGKSTLFDLLLRFYDPQQGRILLDGQPVTGLDPDQLRRQFALVAQNPSLFRGTVEANIRYGRPDATLAEVEAAAQGAHADEFIRQLPQGYQTPLGEGGIGLSGGQRQRLAIARALLVDAPILLLDEATSALDAQSEHLIQQALPSLMAGRTTLVIAHRLATVQHAERIAVIDKGRVVAVGTHRQLIEESPLYARLAALQFTSG; encoded by the coding sequence TTGACCGCCGACACCACCTTGCTGCAATCGGTCATCGGCTCATCGCTGTCGATGTTCCTGCGCAACGCACTGATGGTCATCGGCGGTGTGGTGCTGTTGTTCATCACCAACCCCAAACTCACCAGTATCGTCGTGGTGGCCCTGCCGCTGGTGCTGGCCCCGATCCTGTTGTTCGGTCGCCGGGTACGTAGCCTGTCGCGCCAGAGCCTGGACCGGGTGGCCGATGTCGGCAGCTATGTGGCCGAGACCCTGGGGCAGATCAAGACGGTGCAAGCCTACAACCACCAGGCGCACGACCGCGAACGGTTCGCCGGCACGGTCGAGGCCGCCTTCAGCGTGGCCCGCCAGCGGATTGCCCAGCGTGCCTGGCTGATTACTCTGGTGATCGTGCTGGTGTTGGGGGCTGTGGGGGTGATGCTGTGGGTCGGCGGTATGGATGTGATCGCCGGGCGTATTTCTGCAGGCGAGCTGGCGGCGTTCGTGTTCTACAGCCTGATCGTCGGTAGCGCGTTCGGCACCCTCAGTGAGGTGATTGGTGAGTTGCAACGTGCAGCGGGTGCTGCCGAGCGCATTGCCGAACTGCTGGCAGCGCGCAGTGCGATCCTGCCACCCGCCGTGACGCATACGCTGCCGCAGCAACGGGCCAGTGGACGTATCGAACTTCAGCAGTTGGTGTTCGCCTACCCGTCGCGGCCCTCTGTGGCGGCTGTTGATGGCCTGAGCCTGGTCATTGAGCCCGGGCAGACTGTAGCCCTGGTTGGGCCCTCGGGGGCGGGCAAATCGACGCTGTTCGATTTGCTGCTGCGGTTTTACGACCCGCAGCAAGGGCGCATCCTGCTCGATGGCCAGCCGGTTACCGGGCTGGACCCCGACCAACTGCGCCGGCAGTTTGCCTTGGTGGCGCAAAACCCCTCACTGTTCCGCGGCACGGTGGAGGCCAATATCCGTTATGGCCGGCCCGATGCGACTTTGGCCGAAGTCGAAGCCGCGGCGCAGGGTGCCCATGCCGACGAATTCATCCGGCAGTTGCCGCAAGGCTACCAGACGCCCTTGGGCGAGGGCGGCATCGGCCTTTCCGGCGGGCAGCGCCAGCGCCTGGCGATTGCCCGGGCGTTGCTGGTCGATGCTCCGATCCTGCTGCTGGACGAGGCCACCAGTGCGCTCGACGCGCAGAGCGAGCACCTGATCCAGCAGGCGTTGCCCAGCCTGATGGCCGGGCGTACCACGCTGGTGATCGCCCATCGCCTGGCCACGGTGCAGCATGCCGAGCGCATTGCGGTCATCGACAAAGGCCGGGTGGTGGCGGTGGGCACTCACCGTCAGTTGATCGAGGAAAGCCCGCTGTATGCGCGGCTGGCGGCCTTGCAGTTCACCAGCGGCTAA
- the ctpH gene encoding Methyl-accepting chemotaxis protein CtpH (*Name ctpH), translated as MSYLVLRMRAIPFLPVLRSTMLRKSLRVQILSLLGGSLVAMLLIALVCFQFLSSSVRGYAELVDGPLRASQLIDEANLQFKIQVQEWKNVLLRGRQPAEMDKYWQQFQAREQQVQQLLGQLIDSSDARLKAPLQQLRDSHRQLGQAYAQGRQAFLAAGGDPVAGDQAVKGVDRAASEQMSELVEQLRADARQRAASINASAERTVWLGLLVMLASAVLVGLLSLWLVNRSLIEPIRQLIEYVAQLSQGRFAARVDSRREDELGRLARAANTLRDFLADTVGRLKDNAQELEGASGQLRSIAGDMARGTHDQFQRTDQVATAMHEMSATAQEVARHAAEAARAADDADHSAQAGEQVMQQTIDIIGVVNREIAGTAAVIRDLEHDSTRIGKVLEVIRGIAEQTNLLALNAAIEAARAGEAGRGFAVVADEVRSLAQRTAASIAEIHQIIEAVQSGAVEAVKAIESGQQRSEEGAEQVQQAGQMLQRITQAVEAIRDMNRQIATAAEEQTSVAEDISRNLIEITRIATANQASVQHTEQAGQRLHGLSGQLGEVTSRLSA; from the coding sequence ATGTCTTACCTGGTGTTGCGGATGCGCGCCATTCCTTTCCTTCCGGTTTTGAGATCCACGATGTTGCGTAAATCCCTCAGAGTGCAAATTCTCTCGCTGCTCGGCGGCAGCCTGGTGGCGATGCTGCTGATTGCCCTGGTGTGTTTCCAGTTTTTGTCGTCCAGCGTGCGCGGTTATGCCGAGCTGGTGGACGGGCCGCTGCGGGCCTCGCAATTGATTGACGAAGCCAACCTGCAATTCAAGATTCAGGTGCAGGAATGGAAGAACGTGCTGCTGCGGGGGCGCCAGCCGGCAGAGATGGACAAGTATTGGCAGCAGTTCCAGGCCCGTGAACAACAGGTGCAACAACTGCTTGGGCAACTGATCGACAGCAGCGACGCCAGGCTCAAGGCGCCATTGCAGCAACTGCGTGACAGCCACCGGCAGTTGGGCCAGGCCTATGCGCAGGGCCGCCAGGCTTTCCTCGCCGCCGGTGGCGACCCGGTAGCCGGCGACCAGGCCGTCAAGGGTGTGGACCGTGCCGCCAGCGAGCAGATGAGCGAACTGGTCGAGCAACTGCGTGCCGATGCCCGCCAACGTGCGGCCAGCATCAACGCCAGCGCCGAGCGCACGGTATGGCTGGGCCTGCTGGTGATGCTGGCCTCGGCGGTACTGGTGGGGTTGCTCAGCCTGTGGCTGGTCAACCGCAGCCTGATCGAGCCGATCCGCCAGTTGATCGAGTATGTCGCGCAGCTTAGCCAGGGCCGTTTTGCCGCCCGGGTAGACAGCCGCCGCGAGGACGAACTGGGGCGCCTGGCGCGGGCGGCCAACACCCTGCGCGACTTCCTCGCCGACACCGTCGGCCGGCTGAAGGACAATGCCCAGGAGCTGGAAGGTGCCAGTGGCCAGTTGCGCAGCATTGCCGGCGACATGGCCCGCGGCACCCATGACCAGTTCCAGCGTACCGACCAGGTGGCTACGGCCATGCACGAAATGTCTGCCACCGCTCAGGAGGTCGCCCGTCACGCAGCCGAAGCTGCCCGTGCCGCGGATGACGCCGACCACAGTGCCCAGGCGGGTGAGCAGGTGATGCAGCAAACCATCGATATCATTGGCGTGGTCAACCGCGAAATCGCCGGTACGGCGGCGGTGATCCGCGACCTGGAGCATGACAGCACGCGCATCGGTAAAGTGCTGGAAGTGATCCGCGGTATTGCCGAACAAACCAACCTGTTGGCACTGAACGCGGCCATCGAAGCGGCCCGCGCCGGTGAGGCCGGGCGTGGTTTTGCGGTAGTGGCCGATGAGGTGCGCAGCCTGGCCCAGCGCACGGCAGCCTCGATTGCCGAGATCCACCAGATCATCGAAGCAGTGCAGTCGGGTGCAGTGGAGGCGGTCAAGGCCATCGAAAGCGGCCAGCAGCGAAGCGAAGAGGGGGCCGAGCAGGTGCAGCAGGCCGGGCAGATGCTGCAACGCATCACCCAGGCGGTAGAGGCGATTCGCGACATGAACCGGCAGATTGCCACGGCGGCCGAAGAGCAGACCAGCGTGGCCGAAGACATCTCGCGTAACCTGATCGAAATCACCCGCATTGCCACGGCCAACCAAGCGTCGGTGCAGCACACCGAGCAGGCGGGGCAACGCCTGCATGGGTTGTCGGGGCAGCTGGGCGAAGTGACCTCCCGCCTGAGCGCCTGA
- the moaB_1 gene encoding Molybdenum cofactor biosynthesis protein B (*Name moaB_1) translates to MKAKADTPFVPLNIAVLTVSDTRTFDTDTSGQLFVDRLSAAGHRLAERVLLKDDLYKIRAQVATWIADDYVQVVLITGGTGFTGRDSTPEAVACLLDKQVEGFGELFRQISVADIGTSTVQSRALAGLANGTLVCCLPGSTNAVRTGWDGILAEQLDARHRPCNFVPHLKQAAACDSRG, encoded by the coding sequence ATGAAAGCCAAGGCAGATACCCCCTTCGTGCCGTTGAATATCGCCGTGCTCACGGTCAGCGACACCCGTACCTTCGACACCGACACTTCTGGGCAGTTGTTCGTCGACCGCCTGAGCGCAGCAGGCCACCGCCTGGCCGAGCGCGTGCTGCTGAAGGACGACCTTTACAAGATCCGCGCCCAGGTTGCCACCTGGATTGCCGATGATTACGTGCAGGTGGTACTGATCACCGGCGGCACCGGCTTTACGGGCCGTGACAGCACGCCCGAGGCGGTCGCCTGCCTGCTGGACAAGCAAGTCGAAGGCTTTGGCGAGCTGTTCCGGCAGATCTCCGTGGCCGACATCGGCACCTCCACCGTGCAGTCGCGCGCCCTGGCCGGGCTGGCCAACGGCACACTGGTATGTTGCCTGCCGGGCTCGACCAATGCGGTGCGCACCGGCTGGGACGGCATCCTGGCCGAGCAGCTTGATGCACGCCATCGCCCCTGCAACTTCGTGCCGCACCTGAAGCAGGCAGCGGCCTGTGACAGCCGTGGCTGA
- the moeA gene encoding Molybdopterin molybdenumtransferase (*Name moeA), which yields MTAVAEVSLARPLMPVEQALEQLLALAEAAPIRDTENLPLAEAEGRVLATDLVASLDLPPWPNSAMDGYALRKADWQGEPLPVSQRIFAGHAPQPLQPGTCARIFTGAPVPEGADCVEMQENTEVAEDGRVRFLEPLHADQNIRPQGQETRKGEQVMSAGTRLGPIELGLAATLGHGRLDVVRKVRVAVLSTGDELVEPGLPLGPGQIYNSNRRLLVSWLQRLGCEVVDAGILPDDMALTRACLGSLGDVDLILSTGGVSVGEADYLGAALREAGELVLWKLAIKPGKPLTFGHYQGVPVIGLPGNPASTLVTFGLLTRPYLLRRQGVGDVMPLRFDMPAGFDWPKPGTRREYLRARIEQGQVRIYKNQSSGVLRSAAWAEGLVEVREGSTLKQGDSVPFIPFSELLG from the coding sequence GTGACAGCCGTGGCTGAGGTCAGCCTGGCCCGGCCACTGATGCCGGTGGAGCAAGCCCTGGAGCAATTGCTGGCGCTGGCCGAAGCGGCGCCGATCCGTGACACCGAGAACCTGCCGCTGGCCGAGGCTGAGGGCCGTGTGCTGGCCACCGACCTGGTGGCCTCCCTCGACCTGCCGCCCTGGCCGAACAGTGCCATGGATGGCTATGCCTTGCGCAAGGCCGACTGGCAGGGCGAGCCATTGCCGGTCAGCCAGCGGATTTTCGCCGGCCATGCGCCGCAGCCGCTGCAACCGGGCACGTGTGCGCGCATCTTCACCGGGGCGCCAGTGCCTGAAGGTGCAGACTGCGTCGAGATGCAGGAAAACACCGAAGTGGCCGAAGACGGTCGGGTGCGCTTTCTCGAACCCTTGCATGCCGATCAGAACATCCGCCCCCAAGGCCAGGAAACACGCAAGGGCGAGCAGGTGATGAGTGCCGGCACCCGGCTGGGGCCGATCGAGCTGGGCCTGGCTGCCACGCTGGGCCACGGCCGCCTGGACGTGGTGCGCAAGGTGCGGGTGGCTGTGCTGTCCACGGGGGACGAGCTGGTCGAGCCCGGCCTGCCGCTGGGGCCGGGGCAAATCTACAACAGCAATCGCCGGCTGCTGGTCAGTTGGTTGCAGCGGCTGGGCTGCGAGGTGGTCGATGCAGGCATCCTGCCGGATGACATGGCGCTTACCCGCGCCTGCCTGGGCTCGCTGGGCGACGTTGATCTGATCCTGTCCACCGGCGGTGTTTCGGTGGGTGAGGCCGATTACCTGGGGGCGGCCCTGCGCGAAGCCGGCGAACTGGTGTTGTGGAAACTGGCGATCAAACCGGGCAAGCCACTCACCTTTGGCCACTACCAGGGCGTACCGGTGATCGGCCTGCCGGGTAACCCGGCCTCTACCTTGGTCACCTTTGGCCTGCTGACCCGGCCTTACCTGTTGCGTCGCCAGGGCGTGGGCGATGTCATGCCGCTGCGCTTCGACATGCCGGCAGGCTTTGACTGGCCCAAGCCCGGTACACGGCGCGAGTACCTGCGTGCACGCATTGAGCAGGGCCAGGTGCGTATCTACAAGAACCAGAGCTCCGGTGTGCTACGTAGCGCGGCCTGGGCCGAGGGTTTGGTGGAAGTCCGTGAGGGCAGCACGCTGAAACAGGGCGACAGCGTGCCGTTCATTCCCTTCAGCGAGCTACTTGGCTGA
- the yegS gene encoding Lipid kinase YegS (*Name yegS): protein MQGRKAMLILHGKQAMNEALRSAVCELRDTGWVLDVRVTWEAGDAQRLVGEALTAGYSHIVAGGGDGTLRDVAEAMGLAGAEASLALLPLGTANDFAKAAGIPLEPAAALALLNTPAQAIDLGQVGNQLFLNMATGGFGSQVTANTSEDLKKVLGAAAYLFTGLSRFSELQAASVELQGPDFQWQGSLLALGIGNGCQAGGGQVLCPEAVVNDGLLDIAILPAPQEVVGALRDLLAGDGLFVRARLPWVEIKSAQGLDINLDGEPLQADNLRFQAKPAALRLHLPDGSPLLSRPG from the coding sequence ATGCAAGGGCGCAAGGCAATGCTGATCCTGCACGGCAAGCAGGCGATGAATGAAGCGCTGCGCAGCGCCGTGTGCGAACTGCGCGATACTGGCTGGGTGCTGGATGTGCGTGTCACCTGGGAGGCAGGGGACGCACAGCGCCTGGTCGGCGAGGCGCTAACGGCTGGCTACAGCCATATCGTCGCCGGCGGTGGGGACGGTACGTTGCGGGATGTGGCCGAGGCCATGGGGCTGGCAGGTGCCGAGGCCAGCCTGGCGCTGTTGCCGCTGGGCACGGCCAACGATTTCGCCAAAGCAGCCGGCATACCCCTGGAGCCTGCTGCGGCACTGGCGCTGCTGAATACACCGGCGCAGGCTATCGACCTGGGCCAGGTTGGTAACCAGTTGTTCCTCAACATGGCCACGGGCGGGTTTGGTAGCCAGGTTACCGCCAACACCTCCGAAGACCTGAAAAAAGTGCTGGGTGCTGCGGCCTACCTGTTCACCGGGTTGTCGCGCTTCAGCGAGTTGCAGGCAGCCTCGGTAGAACTGCAAGGGCCCGACTTCCAGTGGCAGGGGAGTTTGCTGGCATTGGGGATTGGCAACGGCTGCCAGGCTGGGGGCGGGCAAGTGCTATGCCCCGAGGCGGTGGTGAACGACGGCTTGCTCGACATCGCCATCCTGCCGGCGCCGCAAGAGGTGGTCGGGGCACTGCGTGACCTGTTGGCCGGTGACGGGCTGTTTGTTCGCGCCAGGTTGCCCTGGGTCGAGATCAAGAGTGCGCAAGGCCTGGACATCAACCTCGATGGCGAACCGTTACAGGCCGACAACCTGCGTTTCCAGGCCAAACCTGCTGCATTACGCCTGCACCTGCCGGACGGGTCGCCGTTACTTAGTCGTCCAGGCTGA
- the degU_1 gene encoding Transcriptional regulatory protein DegU (*Name degU_1) gives MTCRLLLVDDHSLIRAGVRALVCDIPGYDVIGEADDGSQLLEQVRALAPDIVLLDISMRSTSGLDALTHLRASGSACKVLILSMHTDPDLIMRALESGAHGYLLKDTSATELEHALGAVRNGERYLSPAIAHTVINQALRHNKQGKQAAGERHNLTARQLEILRLIVRGKSTREIATGLGLSIKTVETHRSQIMKRLQIHDVAGLVLFAVREKIISLDD, from the coding sequence ATGACCTGTAGACTGCTGCTGGTAGACGACCACTCGCTGATCCGCGCCGGTGTGCGCGCACTGGTCTGCGACATCCCCGGCTATGACGTGATCGGTGAAGCCGACGACGGCAGCCAACTGCTCGAACAGGTACGCGCACTGGCGCCCGACATCGTCTTGCTGGACATTTCCATGCGCTCGACCAGCGGCCTGGACGCACTCACCCACCTGCGGGCTAGCGGCAGTGCCTGCAAGGTGCTGATCCTGTCGATGCACACCGACCCGGACTTGATCATGCGGGCGCTGGAGAGCGGCGCCCACGGTTACCTGCTCAAGGACACCAGCGCCACCGAACTGGAACATGCCCTGGGTGCGGTGCGCAACGGCGAGCGCTACCTCAGCCCGGCCATTGCACACACCGTCATCAACCAGGCCCTACGGCACAACAAGCAGGGCAAGCAGGCGGCTGGCGAGCGGCATAACCTCACTGCACGACAGCTGGAAATCCTGCGCCTGATCGTGCGTGGCAAGTCCACCCGGGAAATCGCCACAGGCCTGGGCCTGTCGATCAAGACCGTGGAAACCCACCGTTCGCAAATCATGAAACGTTTGCAGATTCATGACGTTGCCGGCCTGGTGCTGTTCGCTGTCCGCGAGAAAATCATCAGCCTGGACGACTAA
- the cheV_2 gene encoding Chemotaxis protein CheV (*Name cheV_2), with translation MAGILDTVDQRTQLVGENRLEILMFRLAGRQLFAINVFKVQEVLQLPKLTLMPQRHAFVCGVVNLRGQTLPVIDLSQAIGMRPLQPGPDSTIIVTEYNRSVQAFLVGGVDRIVNMNWESIMPPPTSAGRQHYLTAITKVDEKLVEVIDVEKVLAEIVPYNARVSGEKLADPVLARARGREVLLVDDSSVALAQLRDTLSQLGVKLHVASDGLKALRMLKGWADAGEDVCEKLLMVFTDAEMPEMDGYRLTTEIRSDARLRQLYVVLHTSLSGSFNESMVKKVGCDNFLSKFQPDRLVDVVKQRLLLDATTA, from the coding sequence ATGGCTGGCATTCTCGACACAGTAGACCAACGCACGCAACTGGTGGGTGAGAACCGCCTGGAAATTCTGATGTTTCGCCTGGCCGGCCGTCAGTTGTTCGCGATCAACGTGTTCAAGGTGCAGGAAGTGCTGCAACTGCCCAAGCTGACCCTGATGCCCCAGCGCCACGCCTTCGTCTGCGGTGTGGTCAACCTGCGTGGCCAGACCTTGCCGGTGATCGACCTGTCCCAGGCTATCGGCATGCGCCCGCTGCAACCGGGGCCGGACAGCACCATCATCGTCACCGAGTACAACCGTTCGGTACAGGCATTCCTGGTGGGGGGTGTCGACCGCATCGTCAACATGAACTGGGAATCGATCATGCCGCCACCTACCAGCGCCGGTCGCCAGCACTACCTCACCGCCATCACCAAGGTCGATGAAAAGCTGGTGGAGGTCATCGATGTGGAGAAGGTGCTGGCCGAAATTGTGCCTTACAACGCTCGGGTTTCCGGCGAAAAGCTCGCCGACCCGGTACTGGCCCGTGCACGCGGCCGTGAGGTGCTGCTGGTGGACGACTCCAGCGTGGCCTTGGCGCAGTTGCGTGACACCCTGTCCCAGCTGGGCGTGAAGCTGCACGTAGCCAGTGACGGCCTGAAGGCGTTGCGCATGCTCAAGGGCTGGGCCGATGCGGGTGAGGATGTGTGCGAAAAGCTGTTGATGGTGTTCACCGACGCCGAAATGCCGGAAATGGACGGCTACCGGCTGACCACCGAGATTCGCAGCGATGCCCGCTTGCGCCAGCTCTACGTCGTGTTGCACACCTCGTTGTCGGGCAGTTTCAACGAATCCATGGTGAAGAAGGTGGGTTGCGACAACTTCCTGTCCAAGTTCCAGCCGGATCGCCTGGTCGATGTGGTCAAACAGCGCCTGCTGCTGGATGCTACCACTGCGTGA
- the ycbX gene encoding putative protein YcbX (*Name ycbX), which translates to MFLSELYRYPVKSGQAQSLQASRVGLLGLQGDRRWMVVEEENGRFLTQRAWPQLGQVQAHDDGNGQLLLQAPDMALLRVPVPAADDALRGVTIWRDTLRVPDAGDAPAAWLSGLLGKAVRLVHCPEQRARYLPNGYGFNSDRAAFPDGFPLLLIGQGSLEELNRRIGRPMEMLRFRPNLVVQGAEPFAEDGWKRIRIGSLEFRVLKPSVRCIFTTIDPATGERTPDREPMATLKTFREKEGDVLFGQNLAVDGDGWLEVGMEVEVLE; encoded by the coding sequence ATGTTTCTCAGTGAGCTGTATCGATACCCGGTGAAGTCGGGCCAGGCGCAAAGCCTGCAGGCTTCGAGGGTAGGGTTGTTAGGGTTGCAGGGCGACCGGCGCTGGATGGTGGTCGAGGAAGAAAACGGACGCTTTCTGACCCAACGTGCCTGGCCGCAACTTGGCCAGGTTCAGGCGCACGATGATGGCAACGGCCAGTTGCTGTTGCAGGCGCCCGATATGGCGCTGTTGCGGGTGCCTGTGCCTGCTGCCGATGACGCCCTGCGTGGTGTGACGATCTGGCGCGACACCCTGCGCGTGCCGGACGCCGGTGACGCGCCAGCGGCTTGGTTGAGCGGGTTGCTGGGCAAGGCCGTGCGGCTGGTGCATTGCCCGGAGCAGCGCGCGCGTTACCTGCCCAATGGTTACGGCTTCAACAGTGATCGGGCGGCGTTTCCCGATGGCTTCCCCTTGCTGTTGATTGGCCAGGGTTCGCTGGAAGAGCTCAACCGGCGTATTGGCCGGCCCATGGAAATGCTGCGCTTTCGACCCAACCTGGTGGTGCAGGGGGCAGAGCCGTTTGCCGAGGATGGCTGGAAGCGGATTCGCATCGGCAGCCTGGAATTTCGCGTGCTCAAGCCCAGTGTGCGGTGCATCTTTACCACGATTGACCCGGCTACCGGGGAGCGTACTCCCGACCGTGAGCCGATGGCCACGCTCAAGACCTTTCGCGAGAAAGAAGGGGATGTGCTGTTCGGGCAAAACCTGGCGGTGGACGGGGATGGGTGGCTTGAGGTGGGGATGGAGGTGGAAGTTCTGGAATGA
- the slt gene encoding Soluble lytic murein transglycosylase (*Name slt), whose protein sequence is MRSRLLHIASCLLLTAATCAAQATDLTQQRQYYDEAKRALAKGDKGPYLRYAQALSDYPLTPYLAYDELTARLKSASNQEIEGFLAKHGDLPQANWMKLRWLRWLAERGEWDTFVKYYDPKLNFTELDCLNGQYQLSHGLRAEGYATADKLWNVGKSQPAACDTLFGMWAAEGQLTEAKRWERTKLAAQARNYALANNLVKTLTTLGPQGRLLVDVAQKPELLNQPSRFTPVNEAMSDVVSLGLRRLARQDPERAMALLDDYAQRMHFSRDEKVAIAREIGLTLARRYDPRALDLMTRYDPELRDNTVSEWRLRLLLRLGRWEDAYELTKRLPQDLASSSRWKYWQARSLELAQPNNPQIPLLYKTVARERDFYGFLAADRAQTPYQLNNKPLLLSPQLVKKVRNTPGIQRALEFHARGQIVEGRREWYHVSRHFTRDEMVAQARLGYELRWYFPAIRTISQAQYWDDLDIRFPMAHRDTLVREAKVRGLHSSWVFAITRQESAFMEDARSPVGASGLMQLMPATAKETARKFSIPLASPAQVLNPDKNIQLGAAYLSQVHSQFNGNRVLASAAYNAGPGRVRQWLKGAKHLSFDVWVESIPFDETRQYVQNVLSYSVIYGQKLNSPQPLVDWHERYFDDM, encoded by the coding sequence ATGCGCAGCCGCCTGTTACACATTGCATCCTGCCTGCTGCTCACCGCTGCCACCTGCGCGGCGCAGGCCACCGACCTCACCCAGCAGCGCCAGTACTACGACGAGGCCAAGCGTGCGCTGGCCAAGGGCGACAAAGGCCCCTACCTGCGCTATGCCCAAGCCCTGAGCGACTACCCGCTGACACCCTACCTGGCCTACGACGAGCTGACCGCCCGCCTCAAAAGCGCCAGCAACCAGGAAATCGAAGGCTTTCTCGCCAAGCATGGTGACCTGCCCCAGGCCAACTGGATGAAACTGCGCTGGCTACGCTGGCTGGCCGAACGCGGTGAATGGGACACCTTCGTCAAATATTACGACCCCAAGCTCAACTTCACCGAACTGGACTGCCTCAACGGCCAGTATCAGCTCAGCCATGGCCTGCGCGCCGAGGGCTACGCCACTGCCGACAAACTGTGGAACGTCGGCAAGTCGCAGCCCGCCGCCTGCGACACGCTGTTCGGCATGTGGGCAGCCGAAGGCCAGCTGACCGAGGCCAAGCGCTGGGAACGCACCAAGCTGGCGGCCCAGGCGCGCAACTACGCCCTGGCCAACAACCTGGTCAAAACCCTGACCACCCTCGGCCCGCAGGGGCGCCTGCTGGTCGATGTGGCGCAAAAGCCTGAACTGCTCAACCAGCCGTCGCGCTTTACCCCGGTCAACGAGGCCATGTCGGACGTCGTCAGCCTTGGCCTGCGCCGCCTGGCGCGACAGGACCCGGAGCGGGCCATGGCACTGCTCGACGACTACGCCCAACGCATGCACTTCTCCCGCGACGAGAAGGTGGCCATCGCCCGCGAAATCGGCCTGACCCTGGCACGGCGCTACGACCCGCGCGCACTCGACCTGATGACCCGCTACGACCCCGAACTGCGCGACAACACCGTCAGCGAATGGCGCCTGCGCCTGCTGCTGCGCCTGGGCCGCTGGGAAGACGCCTACGAGCTGACCAAGCGCCTGCCCCAGGACCTGGCCAGCAGCAGCCGCTGGAAGTACTGGCAGGCACGCAGCCTGGAGCTGGCCCAACCGAACAACCCGCAGATCCCGCTGCTGTACAAGACCGTGGCACGTGAGCGCGACTTCTATGGCTTCCTTGCCGCCGACCGGGCACAGACGCCGTACCAACTGAACAACAAACCGCTGCTGCTGAGCCCGCAACTGGTGAAGAAGGTACGCAACACGCCCGGCATCCAGCGTGCACTGGAATTCCACGCCCGCGGCCAGATCGTCGAGGGCCGCCGCGAGTGGTACCACGTCAGCCGCCACTTCACCCGCGACGAAATGGTTGCCCAGGCACGCCTGGGCTATGAGCTGCGCTGGTACTTCCCGGCCATCCGCACCATCAGCCAGGCACAGTACTGGGACGACCTGGACATCCGCTTCCCGATGGCCCACCGCGACACCCTGGTGCGCGAAGCCAAAGTCCGCGGCCTGCATTCGAGCTGGGTATTCGCCATCACCCGCCAGGAAAGTGCGTTCATGGAGGATGCGCGCTCGCCCGTGGGCGCCAGCGGCCTGATGCAGTTGATGCCGGCCACGGCCAAAGAGACCGCGCGCAAGTTCAGCATCCCGCTGGCATCACCGGCGCAGGTGCTGAACCCGGACAAGAACATCCAGCTGGGCGCGGCCTACCTGAGCCAGGTGCACAGCCAGTTCAACGGCAACCGTGTGCTGGCCTCGGCGGCCTACAACGCCGGGCCCGGGCGCGTTCGCCAGTGGCTGAAAGGCGCCAAGCACCTGAGCTTTGATGTGTGGGTGGAATCGATCCCGTTCGACGAAACGCGCCAGTATGTGCAGAACGTGCTGTCGTATTCGGTGATCTACGGGCAGAAGCTGAATTCGCCGCAGCCGCTGGTGGATTGGCATGAGCGGTATTTCGATGACATGTAA